One Gossypium hirsutum isolate 1008001.06 chromosome A11, Gossypium_hirsutum_v2.1, whole genome shotgun sequence genomic window carries:
- the LOC121209466 gene encoding uncharacterized protein, with protein MEKEGENAGDSSSSSEESNGTQQELDESQTSMGQRSSEIIESITTHPSLPNQPLQQPIISPSIYNSSTKAMEWSHDERIQSHNHEQNNVVEQLLLSQVMEAPTQGSGNLMKNNTIRASNGYHLPTSNLPLQFRLDFSSIQSEQGNWSGSSLADTNWMNRHPFPHTHEPTIDLGPHGFGFQALLNQAIASDTCHMNDHDRPIQQMKTSLQEDPNLHFMDMSLKEGNQHQDIGLPSASGSRSKFIMNKLYDPSYEAMGLPVDPHLRMFQAKYGNAAENKDKGNEEHR; from the exons ATGGAAAAAGAGGGTGAAAACGCAGGAGACTCATCCTCCTCCTCAGAAGAAAGCAATGGAACTCAACAAGAACTTGATGAATCCCAAACATCAATGGGTCAAAG ATCTTCAGAGATAATTGAAAGCATCACAACCCATCCATCACTCCCAAATCAGCCTTTGCAACAACCAATTATTTCCCCTTCAATTTACAATTCAAGTACTAAG GCAATGGAGTGGTCACATGATGAAAGGATTCAATCACACAATCATGAGCAAAACAATGTTGTTGAACAATTACTTCT GTCTCAAGTAATGGAAGCACCCACTCAAGGAAgtggaaatttgatgaaaaataataCCATTAGAGCATCCAATGGCTACCATCTTCCAACATCAAATCTTCCACTACAATTCCGTTTGGATTTCTCTTCTATACag AGTGAGCAAGGAAATTGGAGTGGATCGTCTTTGGCCGATACAAATTGGATGAATAGGCACCCTTTTCCTCATACACATGAGCCTACTATAGATTTAGG GCCACATGGTTTTGGCTTCCAAGCACTGCTGAATCAAGCTATAGCATCAGATACTTGTCATATGAATGATCATGATAGGCCAATTCAACAA ATGAAAACGAGTTTGCAAGAAGACCCAAATCTCCATTTTATGGATATGTCATTAAAGGAAGGCAATCAACATCAAGATATTGGTCTTCCTAGTGCTTCTGGTTCAAG GTCCAAATTTATCATGAACAAATTGTACGATCCATCGTATGAAGCCATGGGATTGCCAGTGGATCCTCATCTAAGAATGTTTCAAGCAAAATATGGTAATG CTGCAGAAAACAAGGATAAGGGTAATGAGGAACATCGTTGA